TGCCACGAGTTACAATTGTAGAGGAGCAAACGGGAGCTTAGCGAATCCGAGTTCTTTCGGTGCAACGGATCTCCAGTATTGTAGTGTGGATTTGAACTCTTGTAATACATTGGGAATTCCTCAGACACTAACGAATGTATCTCCGATCGGTATAACCGGCAGTTCAGAGGCCTATGATTCGTGTGCGAACGATAACACGGGAGGTCATACTGACTGGAGAGTTGCTAGTTTCTTGGAGTTAAAATATTTAAGTTCGAATAGCCGCAACTTCATGCTTTTGAAATTTCCGGATACACTAGAGTCTTTCTATTGGAGTTCAACAGCTAACGAACAAGATGCAGCAGGTAAAACAGCTCGGGCAGTATCCTTCTCCAAAGACAGATTTGGAGAAGACGAGTCTTATAGCAAGACCAGCAGATATTTCGTTCGCTGTGTGAGATAA
This region of Leptospira johnsonii genomic DNA includes:
- the lsa25 gene encoding surface adhesin Lsa25; amino-acid sequence: MRFKDKEMRKVFYIIRSLFTLFAFCMLAMGCEEKLDRSPYGFREEDESDLIAGAIFFQSFTNNGDGTTSDSTSGLMWKTCSQGQLFNGDATSYNCRGANGSLANPSSFGATDLQYCSVDLNSCNTLGIPQTLTNVSPIGITGSSEAYDSCANDNTGGHTDWRVASFLELKYLSSNSRNFMLLKFPDTLESFYWSSTANEQDAAGKTARAVSFSKDRFGEDESYSKTSRYFVRCVR